One stretch of Novosphingobium pentaromativorans US6-1 DNA includes these proteins:
- the infA gene encoding translation initiation factor IF-1: MAKEELLEMRGRVVELLPNAMFRVELENGHEILGHTAGKMRKNRIRVLVGDEVLVELTPYDLTKGRITYRFMPGRGGPGQY, translated from the coding sequence ATGGCGAAAGAAGAACTCCTCGAGATGCGCGGCCGCGTTGTGGAACTGCTTCCCAACGCCATGTTCCGCGTCGAACTGGAAAATGGCCACGAGATACTTGGCCATACCGCCGGCAAGATGCGCAAGAACCGCATCCGCGTGCTGGTCGGCGACGAAGTTCTCGTCGAACTGACGCCCTATGACCTTACCAAGGGGCGCATCACCTATCGCTTCATGCCCGGTCGCGGTGGCCCCGGTCAGTACTGA
- a CDS encoding Maf family protein, translating to MAPVSTEAQPVAGTQAGDTRAPSPRLVLASASPRRRELIARLGLQPDAIISADIDEAHEPRELPRVYARRMAREKAMAVEVSDAHVLAGDTVVACGRRILPKAEDENTARECLALLSGRRHRVLSAIALKSPDGTVRERLSETVVRFKPLSREEIEHYITGGEWHGKAGGYAIQGSAEGLIAWIGGSHSGVVGLPLFETRALLKAAGFPIG from the coding sequence GTGGCCCCGGTCAGTACTGAGGCCCAGCCCGTCGCCGGGACGCAAGCCGGTGACACCCGCGCCCCCAGTCCGCGGCTGGTCCTCGCATCGGCCAGCCCGCGCCGCCGCGAGCTGATCGCGCGGCTCGGCCTGCAGCCCGACGCGATCATTTCTGCCGACATCGACGAAGCTCACGAACCGCGCGAACTGCCGCGCGTCTATGCCCGGCGCATGGCGCGCGAAAAAGCCATGGCGGTCGAGGTCTCCGACGCGCATGTGCTGGCGGGCGATACGGTCGTAGCCTGCGGACGCCGCATCCTGCCCAAGGCGGAAGACGAAAACACCGCGCGCGAGTGCCTTGCCCTGCTGTCCGGGCGGCGCCACCGCGTGCTTTCGGCGATTGCCCTCAAGAGCCCCGATGGCACCGTGCGCGAACGCCTGTCCGAGACGGTCGTGCGCTTCAAGCCGCTCAGCCGCGAAGAGATCGAGCATTACATCACTGGCGGCGAATGGCACGGCAAGGCCGGTGGCTATGCCATCCAGGGCAGCGCCGAGGGCCTGATCGCCTGGATCGGCGGCAGCCATTCCGGCGTCGTCGGCCTGCCCCTGTTCGAAACCCGCGCCCTGCTCAAGGCGGCAGGATTCCCGATTGGCTGA
- a CDS encoding TonB-dependent receptor plug domain-containing protein — protein MITGASLPSLALAQVAAPATIIDEDDDAIEVNSTEIVVVAPRIRGQIEVPNQPVQTFDEEDIAAYGADSIADLIEAISPQTGSGRGRGSGRPVILVNGQRITSFRELHRIPPEAIRRMEVLPEEVALRFGYPANQRVLNLILKDNFAALMAAGEYNVPTRGGYDNYEAEGGIFKISGPRRYNFSAKLTETTILTEDERNIRQSASGQPTVAGDPDPVRYRSLADADSTLELNGTMTQGIGEGGLAGSITANGAYTHQQTTSLSGLDTVRLSYGGESQTRTLPDPLTTRSVVDTFAGGLGYNTMIGDWTFSTTADGSYTDTNTRTDRRRDTDALVAAAASGTLAIGGALPAVPGAGVDVARNRALALATLTTLSGRPFRMPAGDANLTIKGGFDFNRTTSEDSRTDIGAFTLRRSDVSGGVNLAVPLTSRGEDFLGAVGDFTLNVGGGIDHLSDFGSLKNWNLGLTWNPTDALSFQASYLVEDAAPSLSQLGAPTILTYNVSVYDFTNSTTSLVTVTSGGNPDLVKEKQRDIKLSATWKLPFLDRSNLLVEYFRNRSSDVTKSFPLLTPAIEAAFPGRVTRDAFGNLIAIDRRAVTYDEVSTSSMRWGFNISGKLGSDSASGGGASRGSSRTAAPVHSAPSTPPGGFGGPPPAGAGAFDPSRFEALRKSLCAPAGEGAASPDLSAMPERMRERLVGADGKVDPDKLEKMKQRVCSAEGPGAAGGFDPERFARMRQAVCAQGSTGPDLSKLPEPIAERLKGPDGQVDKARLAAMRERMCSSDGASSPGAGAAPAEQKQSGDASRSGSGGGGHSGFGPPGGGRWNLSVYHTWRFVDRVRIAPGVPELDELAGDAISAGGVPRHSIEMEGGLFKNGYGLRLKGEWNAPAKVNGSGLPGSSDLRFGSTFVLDARLFVDLGRMESLVAKAPFFKGARLALTADNLLDSRQKVTDGNGAVPLAYQAAYREPQGRVVGIDFRKMF, from the coding sequence TTGATTACGGGCGCATCCCTGCCGTCCCTGGCGCTGGCACAGGTTGCTGCACCCGCGACGATCATTGACGAGGATGACGACGCCATCGAAGTCAATTCGACCGAGATCGTCGTCGTAGCCCCGCGTATTCGCGGGCAGATCGAAGTTCCCAACCAGCCGGTCCAGACTTTCGACGAGGAAGACATTGCCGCCTATGGCGCCGACTCGATCGCTGACCTGATCGAGGCGATCTCGCCGCAGACGGGCAGTGGGCGTGGGCGCGGTTCGGGCCGCCCGGTGATTCTGGTCAACGGACAGCGCATCACCAGCTTCCGGGAACTTCATCGTATCCCGCCCGAAGCGATCCGCCGGATGGAGGTGCTGCCCGAAGAAGTCGCACTGCGCTTTGGCTATCCGGCGAATCAGCGCGTCCTCAACCTGATTCTGAAGGACAACTTCGCGGCGCTCATGGCAGCGGGCGAGTACAATGTCCCGACGCGCGGCGGCTATGACAACTATGAAGCCGAAGGCGGCATCTTCAAGATCTCGGGACCGCGCCGGTACAACTTCTCCGCGAAGCTGACCGAGACGACGATCCTGACCGAGGACGAGCGCAATATCCGGCAGAGCGCTTCGGGCCAGCCGACGGTCGCGGGCGACCCCGATCCGGTACGCTATCGCAGCCTTGCCGATGCCGATTCGACGCTCGAGCTGAACGGCACGATGACGCAGGGCATCGGCGAGGGCGGCCTTGCCGGTTCGATCACCGCCAACGGTGCCTATACGCATCAGCAGACGACCTCGCTTTCCGGCCTCGACACGGTCAGGTTGAGCTATGGTGGCGAAAGCCAGACCCGCACGCTGCCCGATCCTCTGACGACGCGTTCGGTAGTCGACACCTTCGCGGGCGGGCTGGGTTACAACACGATGATCGGGGACTGGACGTTCTCGACCACGGCGGACGGCAGCTACACCGACACCAATACGCGTACCGACCGGCGCCGCGATACCGATGCCCTCGTGGCCGCGGCGGCAAGCGGGACGCTGGCGATTGGCGGCGCGCTGCCGGCCGTGCCCGGTGCCGGCGTCGATGTCGCGCGCAATCGCGCGCTCGCACTCGCAACGCTGACCACGTTGTCCGGTCGGCCGTTCCGGATGCCCGCGGGCGATGCCAACCTGACGATCAAGGGCGGATTCGATTTCAATCGCACCACGAGCGAGGACAGCCGCACCGACATCGGTGCCTTCACGCTCAGGCGCTCGGACGTGTCGGGCGGCGTCAACCTCGCCGTGCCGCTGACCAGCCGCGGCGAGGATTTCCTGGGCGCCGTCGGCGACTTCACGCTGAATGTGGGCGGCGGGATCGATCATCTCTCTGATTTCGGTTCCTTGAAGAACTGGAACCTGGGGCTGACCTGGAACCCGACCGATGCGCTGTCCTTCCAGGCGAGCTATCTGGTGGAGGACGCGGCGCCGAGCCTGTCGCAGCTGGGCGCACCCACTATCCTGACCTACAACGTCTCGGTCTATGACTTCACCAATTCGACGACCTCGCTGGTCACGGTAACGTCCGGCGGAAACCCCGATCTGGTCAAGGAAAAGCAGCGCGACATCAAACTTTCGGCGACCTGGAAACTGCCTTTCCTCGATCGCTCCAACCTGCTCGTCGAGTACTTCCGCAACCGGTCGAGCGACGTCACCAAGTCATTCCCCTTGCTCACCCCCGCGATCGAGGCGGCGTTTCCCGGACGCGTCACGCGCGACGCATTCGGCAACCTCATCGCCATTGACCGGCGCGCCGTGACTTACGACGAGGTCTCGACTTCCAGCATGCGCTGGGGCTTCAACATATCCGGCAAGCTGGGTAGCGACAGTGCTTCGGGCGGCGGTGCGAGCCGCGGATCTTCTCGCACGGCAGCGCCTGTGCATAGCGCGCCGTCGACGCCGCCCGGTGGCTTTGGCGGGCCGCCTCCCGCCGGTGCCGGCGCTTTCGATCCATCGCGTTTCGAGGCCTTGCGCAAGAGCCTGTGCGCACCGGCGGGCGAGGGCGCAGCATCGCCCGATCTTTCGGCCATGCCCGAGCGCATGCGCGAACGCCTGGTCGGGGCGGACGGCAAGGTCGATCCCGACAAGCTGGAGAAGATGAAGCAGAGGGTCTGTTCGGCTGAGGGGCCGGGCGCTGCCGGGGGCTTCGATCCCGAACGCTTCGCGCGCATGCGGCAGGCGGTCTGTGCCCAAGGCAGCACCGGGCCCGATCTTTCGAAGCTGCCCGAACCGATAGCGGAACGTCTCAAGGGCCCCGATGGACAGGTGGACAAGGCGCGCCTTGCCGCCATGCGCGAGCGGATGTGCAGCAGCGACGGCGCCTCGTCGCCGGGCGCAGGTGCAGCGCCTGCCGAGCAGAAGCAGTCGGGTGACGCCTCGCGTTCTGGCAGCGGTGGCGGCGGGCACTCGGGCTTCGGACCTCCGGGGGGTGGGCGCTGGAACCTCTCGGTCTATCACACCTGGCGTTTTGTCGACCGGGTGCGCATTGCACCGGGCGTCCCGGAGCTCGACGAACTGGCGGGCGATGCGATCAGTGCCGGCGGCGTTCCGCGCCATTCCATCGAGATGGAGGGCGGCCTGTTCAAGAACGGCTACGGCCTGCGTCTCAAGGGCGAATGGAATGCCCCGGCCAAAGTCAACGGCAGCGGCCTGCCCGGCAGCTCCGACTTGCGCTTCGGCAGTACTTTCGTTCTCGACGCGCGGCTTTTCGTCGATCTCGGCCGCATGGAGAGCCTCGTTGCCAAGGCTCCGTTCTTCAAGGGCGCGCGGCTTGCGCTGACGGCTGACAACCTGCTCGATTCGCGCCAGAAGGTTACCGACGGGAACGGCGCCGTGCCGCTAGCCTATCAGGCCGCCTACCGCGAGCCGCAGGGGCGCGTTGTGGGGATCGACTTCCGCAAGATGTTCTGA